The Streptomyces sp. NBC_00440 genome contains a region encoding:
- a CDS encoding NADH-quinone oxidoreductase subunit D codes for MTETTVGIGGAAESTDMVLNIGPQHPSTHGVLRLRLILDGERIQQAEPVIGYMHRGAEKLFEARDYRQIIMLANRHDWLSAFSNELGVVMAVERMLGMEVPERAVWTRTLLAELNRVLNHLMFLGSYPLELGGITPVFHAFREREVIQAVMEEVSGGRMHYMFNRVGGLKEDLPAGWLGRARDAVADVRSRMDVYDDLVLGNEIFRGRTRGVGALSAAAVHAYGVSGPIARGSGVDFDLRRDEPYLAYGDLQDTLKVVTREEGDCLARFEVLLGQTHNSLDLADACLDRLAALAPGPVNQRLPKVLKAPEGETYAWTENPLGINGYYLVSKGEKTPYRLKLRSASFNNIQALTELLPGTLVADMVAILGSLFFVVGDIDK; via the coding sequence ATGACGGAGACGACGGTCGGCATCGGCGGTGCCGCGGAGAGCACCGACATGGTGCTCAACATCGGCCCCCAGCACCCTTCCACCCACGGAGTGCTCCGCCTCCGCCTGATCCTGGACGGCGAACGCATCCAGCAGGCCGAGCCGGTCATCGGCTATATGCACCGGGGCGCCGAGAAGCTCTTCGAGGCCCGCGACTACCGCCAGATCATCATGCTCGCCAACCGCCACGACTGGCTCTCCGCCTTCTCCAACGAGCTGGGCGTCGTGATGGCCGTCGAGCGGATGCTCGGCATGGAGGTCCCCGAGCGCGCGGTCTGGACCCGTACGCTCCTCGCCGAGCTGAACCGGGTGCTCAACCACCTGATGTTCCTCGGCTCGTACCCTCTCGAACTCGGCGGTATCACCCCGGTGTTCCACGCCTTCCGGGAACGCGAGGTGATCCAGGCGGTCATGGAGGAGGTCTCCGGCGGCCGGATGCACTACATGTTCAACCGGGTCGGCGGCCTCAAGGAGGACCTTCCGGCGGGCTGGCTCGGCCGGGCGCGGGACGCCGTCGCCGATGTCCGGTCGCGCATGGACGTGTACGACGACCTCGTCCTCGGCAACGAGATCTTCCGGGGCCGCACCCGGGGCGTGGGGGCCCTCTCCGCCGCCGCCGTGCACGCGTACGGGGTGAGCGGCCCGATCGCGCGCGGCTCGGGCGTCGACTTCGATCTGCGCCGCGACGAGCCGTATCTCGCGTACGGCGATCTCCAGGACACCCTGAAGGTCGTCACCCGCGAGGAGGGCGACTGCCTGGCGCGCTTCGAGGTGCTGCTGGGCCAGACGCACAACTCGCTGGACCTGGCAGACGCTTGTCTGGACCGGCTGGCCGCGCTGGCTCCCGGACCGGTCAACCAGCGGCTTCCGAAGGTGCTGAAGGCCCCGGAGGGCGAGACGTACGCCTGGACCGAGAACCCGCTCGGCATCAACGGCTACTACCTGGTGTCCAAGGGCGAGAAGACCCCGTACCGGCTCAAGCTCCGCTCGGCGTCGTTCAACAACATCCAGGCGCTGACCGAGCTGCTGCCCGGCACCCTGGTCGCCGACATGGTGGCGATCCTGGGCTCGCTCTTCTTCGTGGTCGGCGACATCGACAAGTAG
- a CDS encoding SAM-dependent methyltransferase, with product MTDEWRGWREATEAALYGADGFYLRPEGPSAHFRTSVHASPLFAAAVARLLTGLDIAEPALVDMGAGRGELVTGVLAALPADFPVRAYAVERAPRPAGLDERVVWCAEPPAGVRGLLFANEWLDNVPVDIAEVDPAGTPRYVRVRTEDGAERLGEPVTGADAEWLDRWWPPDGPGTRAEIGRPRDEAWAAAAGTLEAGLAVAVDYAHPRTARPPFGTLTGFREGREVRPVPDGSCDITAHVALDACALPGAELRTQREALRALGINGERPPLALASTDPAAYVRRLATAGEAAELVARGGLGDFGWLMQRVGGPGQGR from the coding sequence GTGACTGATGAGTGGCGCGGGTGGCGTGAGGCGACGGAGGCCGCTCTGTACGGGGCGGACGGCTTCTATCTGCGGCCGGAGGGCCCCTCGGCCCACTTCCGCACCTCGGTGCACGCCTCCCCCCTGTTCGCAGCGGCCGTCGCCCGGCTGCTGACGGGGCTGGACATCGCGGAGCCGGCCCTGGTCGACATGGGGGCGGGCCGCGGTGAGCTGGTGACGGGGGTCCTGGCCGCGCTGCCCGCGGACTTCCCGGTACGGGCGTACGCCGTCGAGCGCGCGCCCCGTCCGGCCGGGCTCGACGAGCGCGTCGTCTGGTGTGCCGAACCGCCGGCCGGGGTGCGGGGGCTGCTCTTCGCGAACGAGTGGCTGGACAATGTGCCGGTCGACATCGCGGAGGTGGACCCGGCCGGGACGCCGCGCTATGTGCGGGTCAGGACGGAGGACGGCGCCGAGCGGCTGGGCGAGCCGGTGACCGGGGCGGACGCGGAGTGGCTCGACCGCTGGTGGCCGCCGGACGGCCCGGGCACCCGCGCCGAGATCGGCCGTCCGCGCGACGAGGCGTGGGCCGCGGCGGCCGGAACGCTGGAGGCGGGTCTCGCGGTGGCCGTCGACTACGCCCACCCGCGCACGGCCCGCCCGCCCTTCGGCACGCTCACCGGCTTCCGGGAGGGCCGCGAGGTGCGGCCGGTACCGGACGGGAGCTGCGACATCACCGCCCATGTGGCGCTGGACGCGTGCGCGCTGCCGGGAGCGGAACTGCGGACCCAGCGGGAGGCCCTGCGCGCCCTGGGAATCAACGGCGAACGCCCACCCCTGGCGCTGGCGTCGACGGACCCGGCGGCATACGTCAGACGCCTGGCGACGGCGGGCGAAGCCGCGGAACTGGTGGCGCGGGGCGGGCTGGGGGACTTCGGGTGGCTGATGCAACGGGTGGGCGGGCCCGGCCAGGGGCGGTGA
- a CDS encoding sensor histidine kinase gives MQRLYAFIRRHPTLVDGFWAVILLGLSAMQWDASRMEHGWNYKAVPIFLGLCTAVALRRRAPEKMLLLVTVLGVAQLVFDVSTGPADFAMLALIYTVAADGERWASRLGLIGGLCAGTLAQLRWHEAGVTGWVQQAVFTVVATVPFVLAWVLGDSVRTRRAYFAQLEERAARLEREREAQSKVAVAGERARIARELHDVVAHNVSVMVVQADGAAYVLDASPDQAKQALETISSTGRQALAEMRRLLGVLRTGDAPESGEYVPQPDVQQIEDLVEQVRVAGLTVDFRIEGTPRPLPSGVELTAYRIVQEALTNTRKHGGPDVGASVRLVYFDDGLGLLVEDDGRGAAHELYQDGGADGQGHGLIGMRERIGMVGGTLDAGPRPGGGFRISALLPLKPAH, from the coding sequence GTGCAGCGTCTCTACGCCTTCATCCGCAGACACCCGACTCTGGTCGACGGCTTCTGGGCCGTCATCCTCCTCGGGCTCTCCGCGATGCAGTGGGACGCGTCCCGGATGGAGCACGGGTGGAACTACAAGGCCGTCCCGATCTTCCTGGGTCTCTGTACGGCTGTCGCCCTGCGCCGCCGGGCGCCCGAGAAGATGCTGCTGCTCGTGACGGTGCTGGGGGTGGCGCAGCTGGTCTTCGACGTCAGCACGGGGCCCGCCGACTTCGCCATGCTGGCGTTGATCTACACCGTCGCCGCCGACGGGGAGCGCTGGGCCTCCCGGCTCGGCCTGATCGGCGGCCTGTGCGCGGGGACGCTCGCGCAGCTGCGCTGGCACGAGGCGGGGGTCACCGGTTGGGTGCAGCAGGCGGTCTTCACGGTCGTGGCGACGGTTCCGTTCGTCCTGGCCTGGGTGCTGGGTGACTCGGTACGGACCCGCCGGGCCTACTTCGCGCAGCTGGAGGAGCGGGCCGCCCGTCTGGAGCGGGAGCGGGAGGCGCAGTCGAAGGTGGCGGTCGCCGGTGAGCGTGCCCGGATCGCCCGCGAGCTGCACGATGTCGTGGCGCACAACGTCTCGGTGATGGTCGTCCAGGCGGACGGCGCCGCCTATGTCCTGGATGCCTCGCCCGACCAGGCCAAACAGGCGCTGGAGACGATCTCGTCCACCGGCCGCCAGGCGCTGGCCGAGATGCGCAGACTGCTGGGGGTGCTGCGGACCGGTGACGCGCCGGAGAGCGGTGAGTACGTGCCGCAGCCCGATGTGCAGCAGATCGAGGACCTGGTCGAGCAGGTCAGGGTCGCCGGGCTGACCGTGGACTTCCGTATCGAGGGGACGCCGCGGCCGCTGCCCAGTGGCGTGGAGCTGACCGCGTACCGCATTGTGCAGGAAGCGCTCACCAACACCCGGAAGCACGGCGGACCGGACGTGGGCGCCAGCGTGCGTCTCGTCTACTTCGACGACGGGCTCGGCCTGCTGGTCGAGGACGACGGCCGGGGCGCGGCGCACGAGTTGTACCAGGACGGCGGGGCGGACGGTCAGGGGCACGGTCTGATCGGTATGCGGGAGCGCATCGGCATGGTCGGGGGCACGCTGGACGCGGGTCCGCGGCCGGGCGGCGGCTTCCGGATCAGCGCGCTGCTGCCGCTCAAACCGGCCCACTAG
- a CDS encoding response regulator transcription factor — protein MAIRVMLVDDQVLLRTGFRMVLAAQPDMEVVAEAGDGAEAIAVLRSTAVDVVLMDVRMPKLDGVEATRQICARPDAPKVLILTTFDLDEYAFSGLKAGASGFMLKDVPPAELLGAIRSVHSGDAVVAPSTTRRLLDRFSPMLPSTVADPQQKEIERLTDREREVMLLVAQGLSNGEIAALLVLSEATVKTHVGRILTKLELRDRVQVVVMAYETGLVRAGGSGAR, from the coding sequence ATGGCGATCCGCGTGATGCTCGTCGACGACCAGGTGCTGCTGCGCACCGGCTTCCGGATGGTGCTTGCCGCCCAGCCGGACATGGAGGTCGTCGCGGAGGCGGGCGACGGCGCGGAGGCGATCGCCGTCCTCCGGTCGACGGCGGTCGACGTGGTGCTGATGGACGTCCGTATGCCGAAGCTGGACGGTGTCGAGGCGACCCGGCAGATCTGTGCGCGGCCGGATGCGCCGAAGGTGCTGATCCTGACCACCTTCGACCTGGACGAGTACGCCTTCTCCGGGCTGAAGGCGGGCGCCAGCGGATTCATGCTCAAGGACGTGCCCCCCGCCGAACTGCTCGGCGCGATCCGGTCCGTGCACAGCGGAGACGCGGTGGTCGCGCCGTCGACCACGCGGCGGCTGCTCGACCGCTTCTCACCGATGCTGCCGAGCACGGTCGCGGATCCGCAGCAGAAGGAGATCGAGCGGCTCACGGACCGGGAGCGCGAGGTGATGCTGCTGGTCGCGCAGGGCCTGTCGAACGGCGAGATCGCGGCGCTGCTGGTGCTGTCGGAGGCCACGGTGAAGACGCATGTGGGCCGCATCCTCACCAAGCTGGAACTGCGGGACCGGGTGCAGGTGGTCGTGATGGCGTACGAAACGGGTCTGGTGCGGGCAGGCGGCTCCGGGGCGCGCTGA
- a CDS encoding DUF5937 family protein codes for MDIDITGLPPGGITFELSPLAELGNALHVLSEPGHHPGLHGWATATAAGLEPDLADRLHEADFLWRSTFSDIFLPFAGARHGGGRPGATLAEDLDLLDLLPDDEFVNVALEFTCSVTYDLGGPSPLTDAGVRNRALDLAAARGPRQLDFTGHLLNDPVTVRAWIRRLFEDCEQAFFGDTWRRVRIQLAADARHKTEILRHKGLADAMTAVSAALSLDSTGTRISADKLAEGRSAAVGAPAGDGLTFVPTSFGWPHLLVLHRPDWRPAIQYPVAAPELPSPASVELLKLRLEALAHPMRMRMCRGLARSPRTTGELADTHGISAPEISRHLAVLKRAGLITTRRRGRYVLHQLDLTVVARLGSDFLEGVLR; via the coding sequence GTGGACATCGACATCACGGGGCTGCCACCCGGGGGGATCACTTTCGAACTGTCTCCCCTGGCGGAGCTCGGCAATGCCCTGCATGTGCTGTCCGAACCGGGACACCATCCGGGGCTGCACGGCTGGGCCACGGCGACGGCCGCCGGGCTGGAGCCGGACCTCGCCGACCGGCTGCACGAAGCGGACTTCCTGTGGCGCTCCACGTTCTCGGACATCTTCCTGCCGTTCGCTGGCGCCCGGCACGGCGGCGGCAGGCCCGGGGCGACTCTCGCCGAGGATCTGGATCTGCTCGACCTGCTGCCCGACGACGAGTTCGTGAATGTCGCGCTGGAGTTCACCTGCTCCGTCACCTACGACCTCGGCGGCCCCTCACCGCTCACGGACGCGGGGGTCCGCAACCGCGCGCTGGATCTCGCGGCGGCCCGCGGGCCCCGGCAGCTCGACTTCACCGGACATCTGCTGAACGACCCGGTCACCGTGCGGGCCTGGATCCGGCGGCTCTTCGAGGACTGCGAGCAGGCGTTCTTCGGCGACACCTGGCGCCGGGTACGGATCCAACTGGCGGCCGACGCCCGGCACAAGACCGAGATCCTGCGGCACAAGGGCCTGGCCGACGCGATGACCGCGGTCTCCGCCGCCCTGTCGCTGGACAGCACCGGGACCAGGATCAGCGCCGACAAGCTCGCGGAGGGCCGTTCGGCCGCGGTGGGCGCGCCCGCCGGGGACGGGCTCACCTTCGTACCGACCAGTTTCGGCTGGCCCCATCTGCTGGTGCTCCACCGCCCGGACTGGCGCCCGGCGATCCAGTACCCGGTCGCCGCACCCGAGTTGCCGTCCCCCGCGTCGGTCGAGCTGCTGAAGCTGCGGCTGGAGGCGCTGGCCCACCCGATGCGGATGCGGATGTGCCGGGGACTGGCCCGCTCCCCGCGCACCACGGGCGAACTGGCCGATACGCACGGCATATCCGCGCCGGAGATCTCCCGCCATCTGGCGGTCCTGAAGCGGGCCGGCCTGATCACCACCAGACGGCGCGGGCGGTATGTCCTGCACCAGCTGGACCTCACCGTGGTGGCCAGGCTCGGCAGCGACTTCCTGGAGGGGGTGCTGCGCTGA